The bacterium genome contains a region encoding:
- the tagG gene encoding Teichoic acid translocation permease protein TagG produces MSLLRQCMTLWRYREMVANLVARDLKVKYKGSVLGFAWSFLNPAIMIALYYLIFSLFAPGFRAEIPNYGLFLIGGMWPWMTFASAVGKATPCFILNGDLLRKVYFPREVLPISIVLAEFVNFFIGMSLFLLVLGLIRYPLGGHLALLLPLTIALLAFTLGMALLLSAADVFFRDTEQILNSTLTILFFASPVVYTLGKVAAVRADYPLIGVWMLINPIAWLVPAFRQAFLGTQSYDPLPMQALPTALSVMTVAVGFLLLAYMRFKRTEPRIVEEV; encoded by the coding sequence ATGAGCCTCCTTCGCCAGTGCATGACCCTGTGGCGCTACCGCGAGATGGTGGCGAATCTGGTGGCGCGGGACCTGAAGGTGAAGTACAAGGGGTCGGTCCTCGGATTCGCCTGGTCATTCCTCAATCCGGCCATCATGATTGCCCTGTACTACCTTATCTTCTCGCTCTTCGCGCCTGGCTTCCGGGCGGAAATCCCGAACTATGGCCTCTTCCTGATCGGCGGCATGTGGCCCTGGATGACCTTCGCCTCCGCGGTCGGGAAGGCGACTCCCTGCTTCATCCTGAATGGGGACCTGCTGCGCAAGGTCTACTTTCCGCGGGAAGTTCTCCCCATCAGCATCGTGCTGGCGGAGTTCGTCAACTTCTTCATCGGGATGTCCCTCTTCCTGCTGGTGCTGGGGCTGATCCGGTATCCCCTGGGCGGACATCTGGCGCTCCTGCTGCCGCTGACCATCGCGCTCCTGGCCTTTACGTTGGGGATGGCGCTGCTGCTGAGCGCGGCGGATGTCTTCTTTCGGGATACCGAACAGATCCTGAACTCGACCCTCACGATTCTCTTTTTCGCCTCGCCCGTGGTCTATACCCTCGGAAAGGTGGCGGCGGTCCGCGCTGACTATCCCCTGATCGGGGTCTGGATGCTCATCAATCCCATCGCCTGGCTGGTCCCCGCTTTTCGACAGGCCTTCTTGGGGACCCAGAGCTATGACCCTCTGCCGATGCAGGCCCTCCCCACGGCCCTGAGCGTGATGACAGTCGCCGTGGGGTTTTTGTTACTGGCGTACATGCGCTTCAAGCGCACCGAGCCCCGGATTGTCGAGGAGGTCTAG
- the glmM_3 gene encoding Phosphoglucosamine mutase, with the protein MTTPEEIAAESLTPLAFGTDGIRGPVGEVINQESLARIVAGLAQYCASEPYLRRAGKSLPVRIVVGGDCRSTSDYFTQLTATILQALGVEVLKATGYVTTPMLSDGVLAEEAHAGLMITASHNPADHNGLKFIAWHGGPALPEDTLAATPYLNAEPPPLAVVPGSIEPLNPAEGYAKRLVQLIDFPAIRKARLKICYDALYGAGKGYFRQIMQAQDIPAQVLHGEDDPWMGRQAPDPTEARLAELQHQVTRLGFDLGLATDGDGDRFAAVDHTGRYLPPARCLAILAHYLYTRQGAHGDLARTLATSHLLDRIAATHGFRTHVTEVGFKYLGALLRTEPAILMAGEENGGFALRGHLPTKDGLLGCFLLLEAIAVSGESLATLDAQITEFYGPWTSARRDLEWPAEQRTAAVAWASTQSALTLAGQCLERTHADRAEFAAPDGTWVLVRQSGTEARLRLYAEAADPALISALLEDLQSQLQVSS; encoded by the coding sequence ATGACCACACCGGAAGAGATCGCGGCTGAGTCGCTGACGCCCCTGGCGTTTGGCACCGATGGCATTCGTGGGCCCGTGGGGGAGGTCATCAACCAGGAGAGTCTCGCCCGTATCGTGGCGGGTCTCGCCCAGTACTGCGCTTCGGAGCCGTATTTGCGACGCGCAGGCAAGTCGTTGCCCGTGCGGATTGTGGTGGGGGGCGACTGCCGGTCCACCAGCGATTACTTCACACAGCTCACCGCCACGATTCTGCAGGCGCTGGGCGTGGAAGTCCTTAAAGCGACCGGCTATGTCACGACTCCGATGCTGTCGGACGGGGTCCTGGCGGAAGAGGCTCATGCGGGCCTGATGATCACCGCGAGTCACAATCCGGCGGACCACAATGGTCTGAAGTTCATCGCCTGGCATGGAGGTCCCGCCCTCCCCGAGGACACGCTGGCCGCTACCCCCTACCTCAATGCCGAACCTCCGCCCCTGGCGGTGGTACCCGGGAGCATCGAACCCCTGAATCCCGCCGAGGGCTACGCCAAGAGGCTGGTGCAACTTATCGATTTCCCCGCAATCCGGAAGGCGCGTCTGAAGATTTGCTACGACGCCCTCTATGGGGCCGGCAAGGGGTACTTCCGTCAGATCATGCAGGCGCAGGACATACCGGCCCAGGTCCTGCATGGCGAGGATGATCCCTGGATGGGGCGGCAGGCACCGGATCCCACGGAGGCGCGGCTCGCGGAACTGCAGCATCAGGTGACCCGCCTCGGCTTTGATCTCGGGCTCGCGACCGATGGCGATGGGGATCGCTTCGCGGCGGTCGACCACACCGGCCGATACCTCCCGCCCGCCCGCTGCCTGGCGATCCTGGCGCACTACCTCTACACCCGTCAGGGGGCGCATGGTGATCTCGCCCGGACTCTCGCCACCAGTCATCTGCTGGACCGGATCGCGGCAACGCATGGCTTTCGGACCCATGTCACCGAGGTCGGCTTCAAGTATCTCGGAGCGCTGCTCCGGACGGAGCCTGCGATCCTGATGGCGGGGGAAGAAAACGGCGGCTTTGCCTTGCGGGGACATCTCCCCACTAAAGACGGGCTCCTGGGATGCTTCCTGCTGCTGGAGGCTATCGCTGTCAGTGGTGAGTCGCTGGCGACGCTGGATGCCCAGATCACGGAATTCTATGGCCCCTGGACCAGTGCGCGTCGCGACCTCGAGTGGCCGGCAGAGCAGCGTACGGCAGCGGTGGCCTGGGCGAGTACACAGTCGGCGCTGACTCTCGCCGGGCAGTGCCTGGAGCGAACCCACGCCGATCGCGCCGAGTTCGCCGCGCCGGATGGCACCTGGGTGCTGGTTCGCCAGTCAGGGACCGAAGCACGACTGCGGCTCTATGCCGAAGCCGCAGACCCCGCGCTGATCTCCGCCCTGCTGGAGGATCTGCAGTCGCAGCTCCAGGTCAGCTCGTAG
- the dnaK_1 gene encoding Chaperone protein DnaK, translated as MIVGIDLGTSTSLIAAMKDGVPTLVLNERGKTITPSVVGFSETGELLVGETAKNQAVAHPDRTIQSIKRIMGTDQRVTLVGKEYTPQEVSAMILSKLKKDAEAFFGKEVTEAVITVPAYFTDAQRQATKDAGEIAGLKVERIINEPTAAALAYGFERQGDTATILVYDFGGGTFDVSIIKMVEGAFKVLATSGNNYLGGDDYDAVLMDWLFDTFKQKEGIDLREIDDDRLKLSIRQRLREAAEKAKIDLSTLLETNINIPFLYSTGDDPKHLDLNLSRAQFEQMTRHLVDATREPVEEALASAKLSTDQLDAVILVGGTTRIPSIKKFVREVLGKDPMSDIHPEECVAMGAAVQAGVKQGQLDNIVVVDVAPYTLGIEVIGDRFSPIIYSNTPIPCSQKRRYVTTTDYQQEATIHVLQGSHKKASRNKSLGEFVLTGLSAKSKGEAVVEVVFDYDVNGIVNVTAIDRETGAKENITIKQSKDRMSSEDIEQSRKSMASMSSGDRMDDDVADMSEPARVPVPAGAKREKSSAMIEAEFYIQDAKNLLMSKGDRIDAVKREEVEQVISNLEEAMTEWNDSQIDVLSDKLLMLLSDIDV; from the coding sequence ATGATCGTCGGTATTGACCTGGGGACCTCAACCTCCCTGATTGCAGCCATGAAAGATGGCGTGCCTACCCTGGTCCTCAATGAACGGGGCAAAACGATCACCCCGTCCGTCGTCGGCTTCTCCGAAACCGGGGAATTGCTGGTGGGGGAAACCGCCAAGAACCAGGCAGTCGCGCATCCCGACCGGACCATCCAGTCCATTAAGCGCATCATGGGGACCGATCAGCGCGTCACGCTGGTGGGGAAGGAATACACCCCCCAGGAAGTCAGCGCCATGATCCTCTCCAAGCTGAAGAAGGATGCGGAAGCCTTCTTCGGCAAGGAAGTCACCGAAGCGGTCATTACGGTGCCGGCGTACTTCACCGATGCCCAGCGCCAGGCGACCAAAGACGCCGGGGAAATCGCGGGCCTGAAGGTCGAGCGGATCATCAATGAACCGACCGCCGCCGCCCTCGCCTATGGATTCGAGCGTCAGGGCGACACCGCCACGATTCTGGTCTACGACTTTGGTGGTGGCACGTTCGACGTGTCCATCATCAAGATGGTCGAGGGGGCCTTCAAGGTCCTGGCCACCAGCGGCAACAACTACCTCGGTGGTGATGACTACGATGCCGTGCTGATGGACTGGCTCTTTGACACCTTCAAGCAGAAGGAAGGGATTGATCTGCGGGAGATCGATGACGATCGCCTGAAGCTCTCTATCCGGCAGCGCCTGCGCGAGGCGGCGGAAAAGGCGAAGATCGACCTCTCCACCCTCCTTGAGACGAACATCAACATTCCGTTCCTCTACTCGACCGGGGATGACCCCAAGCACCTCGACCTGAACCTGAGCCGTGCGCAGTTCGAGCAGATGACCCGCCATCTGGTGGATGCCACCCGCGAGCCGGTGGAAGAAGCGCTGGCCAGCGCCAAGCTTTCCACGGATCAGCTGGATGCTGTGATCCTGGTCGGTGGTACCACCCGTATCCCGTCCATCAAGAAGTTTGTCCGCGAGGTCCTGGGCAAGGACCCCATGAGCGACATCCATCCGGAAGAGTGCGTGGCCATGGGAGCCGCGGTGCAGGCGGGTGTCAAGCAGGGGCAGCTCGACAACATCGTGGTGGTGGACGTCGCGCCATACACCCTCGGCATCGAGGTCATCGGCGACCGCTTTAGCCCGATCATCTACTCCAACACGCCGATCCCCTGCTCGCAGAAGCGCCGGTATGTCACCACCACTGACTACCAGCAGGAGGCCACCATCCATGTCCTGCAGGGCAGCCACAAGAAGGCGAGCCGCAACAAGAGCCTGGGTGAGTTTGTCCTGACCGGACTTTCCGCCAAGTCCAAAGGCGAGGCCGTAGTGGAGGTCGTGTTCGACTACGACGTCAACGGTATCGTGAATGTCACGGCCATCGACCGCGAGACCGGGGCGAAGGAAAACATCACCATCAAGCAGTCGAAGGACCGGATGTCCTCCGAGGACATCGAGCAGTCCCGCAAGAGCATGGCCAGCATGTCCAGTGGCGACCGGATGGACGACGATGTCGCCGACATGAGCGAGCCGGCCCGCGTGCCGGTGCCGGCTGGCGCCAAGCGCGAGAAGTCATCGGCCATGATCGAGGCGGAGTTCTACATCCAGGATGCCAAGAACCTGCTGATGTCCAAGGGCGACCGCATCGATGCCGTCAAGCGCGAGGAAGTGGAGCAGGTGATCTCCAACCTCGAGGAAGCGATGACGGAGTGGAACGACAGCCAGATCGATGTGCTGTCCGACAAGCTCCTGATGCTGCTGAGCGATATCGACGTCTAA
- the rny_2 gene encoding Ribonuclease Y yields the protein MLHVIAQASPQGVQALILVFGAAIMAFAIGLILGMWFRKQQEVTRIQSANEKAESIVRVAQAKAETLAKNAVLEGERQAEARRREAEAEEKARRHELLEEEQRLRSRETQLLERETAVTARDREIEQRERQQRDAEAQLADASRLQEKELERVGQMSRDEAQVILLRRLEEDLTREYGKRVQRHEQQYKEEADQRARRILSHAIQRCALDHTAETTIGIVQLPSDDLKGRVIGREGRNIRSFEQITGVTVNIDDTPEVVVISSFDPVRREIARRSLQALVDDGRIHPGRIEDEIERARAEVEEAMLEAAQEAVALTGIGSIEPELLKLLGRLKYRFSYGQQILKHSVEVAFLAGNLAQELGTDVQLAKRAGLFHDIGKAVDHEIEGTHALIGADIMRRFDAPPALVHAIEAHHEEVEQKNIEAILAQVADAISAGRPGARGDTLDNYVRRMTRLEQLANSFEGVARSYAIQAGRELRIVVHPRDLDDLAASALAREIARKIEEMGGYPGQIKVTVIRETRSSATAR from the coding sequence ATGCTGCACGTTATTGCTCAGGCATCACCCCAGGGTGTGCAGGCGCTGATCCTGGTGTTCGGCGCGGCCATCATGGCGTTTGCGATTGGCCTCATCCTCGGGATGTGGTTTCGCAAACAGCAGGAAGTCACCCGGATTCAGTCGGCCAATGAGAAGGCTGAGTCCATTGTCCGGGTAGCGCAGGCGAAGGCCGAAACGCTGGCGAAAAATGCAGTGTTAGAAGGCGAGCGCCAGGCGGAGGCCCGGCGCCGCGAAGCCGAGGCCGAAGAAAAGGCCCGTCGCCATGAGCTCCTTGAAGAAGAGCAGCGTCTGCGAAGCCGGGAAACGCAGCTGCTCGAACGCGAGACCGCCGTCACCGCCCGGGATCGGGAAATCGAACAGCGAGAGCGGCAGCAGCGAGACGCCGAAGCCCAGCTCGCCGATGCCAGCCGTCTGCAAGAAAAAGAACTCGAGCGGGTCGGGCAGATGAGCCGGGATGAGGCGCAGGTCATCCTCCTGCGTCGGCTGGAAGAAGATCTGACCCGGGAATATGGCAAGCGGGTGCAGCGGCACGAGCAGCAGTACAAAGAGGAAGCAGATCAGCGAGCGCGACGCATCCTCTCCCATGCCATCCAGCGCTGCGCGCTGGACCACACGGCAGAAACCACCATCGGCATCGTGCAACTCCCGTCAGACGACCTCAAGGGGCGGGTCATCGGGCGGGAGGGGCGCAACATCCGGTCCTTCGAGCAGATCACCGGCGTGACCGTCAATATCGACGACACCCCGGAGGTCGTGGTGATCTCCAGCTTCGATCCCGTCAGAAGGGAAATCGCCCGCCGCTCTCTACAGGCGCTGGTGGATGACGGCCGGATTCATCCGGGGCGCATCGAGGATGAAATCGAGCGGGCACGGGCGGAAGTTGAAGAAGCGATGCTTGAAGCGGCTCAGGAGGCGGTGGCCCTCACCGGCATCGGCAGCATCGAGCCGGAGCTGCTGAAGCTCCTCGGACGCCTGAAATACCGCTTTTCGTACGGTCAGCAAATCCTCAAGCACTCGGTGGAGGTCGCGTTCCTGGCCGGGAATCTGGCACAGGAACTCGGCACCGATGTCCAGCTGGCGAAACGGGCCGGACTCTTCCACGATATCGGCAAAGCGGTGGACCATGAGATCGAGGGGACCCACGCGCTCATCGGGGCCGACATCATGCGCCGCTTCGATGCGCCGCCAGCGCTGGTCCACGCCATCGAGGCACACCACGAGGAAGTCGAGCAGAAGAACATCGAGGCAATCCTGGCGCAGGTGGCGGATGCCATTTCTGCCGGACGTCCTGGAGCCCGGGGGGACACACTGGACAACTATGTCCGTCGGATGACCCGGCTGGAGCAACTGGCGAACAGCTTCGAGGGGGTCGCCCGGAGCTATGCGATCCAGGCGGGACGGGAATTGCGGATTGTGGTTCATCCGCGGGATCTGGACGATCTGGCGGCGAGCGCTCTGGCCCGGGAAATCGCACGGAAGATCGAGGAGATGGGGGGCTATCCGGGGCAGATCAAGGTGACCGTGATCCGGGAAACACGTTCCAGCGCAACCGCCCGGTAG
- the acdA_3 gene encoding Acyl-CoA dehydrogenase, whose amino-acid sequence MPIDFTLTKAQVALKMQVREFVNAVARPIASEIDRTRRFPYEIVNGLAEMGLLCPIVPKEYGGAGLTYVDYAIIAEELGRGDAGAATILGAQCSLCASPILMYGTEEQKQRYLPKLASGEWIGAFALTEQEAGSDSGKTKVRISPTNDDMTEFRVDGHKIWTTNGDMADLVLCFATIDPDKKIAGITPVLVERTMKGFSSGRIEETVGIHGSHQVDTFYEDVRVSDAQIVGGKGMIGKGFKVAMGTLDGGRVGVAAVSVGLAQEAFDVAMERGKNREQFGTPIIENQSLAFRMADMANRIHAARLMTFHAAWMKDKGIPNTLQSAQAKVYASETAWWVCDQALQIFGGWGYTMNFPAERHLRDARIKLIYEGTSEIQRLVISRSLIKSGAYDLGITFNPLPAEAEAVGAMA is encoded by the coding sequence ATGCCCATCGACTTCACGCTCACTAAGGCCCAGGTCGCCCTCAAGATGCAGGTGCGGGAGTTCGTCAACGCGGTCGCCCGCCCCATCGCCAGCGAGATCGACCGGACCCGTCGCTTCCCCTACGAAATCGTCAATGGGCTGGCGGAAATGGGGCTCCTCTGCCCCATCGTGCCGAAGGAATATGGCGGCGCGGGGCTTACCTATGTGGATTACGCCATCATCGCGGAAGAGCTCGGCCGGGGCGATGCCGGGGCGGCCACGATCCTTGGCGCGCAGTGTTCCCTCTGTGCCTCGCCGATTCTGATGTATGGCACCGAAGAGCAGAAGCAGCGGTATCTGCCGAAGCTCGCGAGTGGTGAATGGATCGGTGCGTTCGCGCTGACCGAACAGGAAGCCGGGTCGGACTCAGGCAAGACCAAAGTCCGGATTTCCCCCACCAACGATGACATGACCGAGTTCCGCGTCGATGGACACAAAATCTGGACCACCAACGGCGACATGGCGGACCTGGTCCTCTGCTTCGCCACCATCGACCCCGACAAGAAAATCGCGGGCATCACGCCGGTGCTGGTCGAGCGGACGATGAAGGGCTTTTCTTCGGGACGCATCGAGGAAACCGTCGGAATTCATGGCTCCCACCAGGTCGACACCTTCTATGAGGATGTCCGGGTCTCCGATGCCCAGATCGTGGGGGGCAAGGGGATGATCGGCAAGGGCTTCAAAGTCGCCATGGGGACCCTCGACGGCGGACGGGTCGGGGTGGCCGCCGTGTCGGTCGGCCTCGCGCAGGAGGCCTTCGATGTCGCGATGGAGCGGGGCAAGAACCGCGAGCAGTTCGGGACGCCCATTATCGAGAACCAGTCGCTGGCGTTCCGGATGGCGGACATGGCGAACCGGATCCATGCGGCGCGACTGATGACCTTCCACGCGGCCTGGATGAAGGACAAGGGGATCCCCAACACGCTGCAGTCGGCGCAGGCCAAGGTCTACGCGTCGGAGACCGCCTGGTGGGTCTGCGACCAGGCGCTGCAGATTTTCGGCGGCTGGGGCTACACCATGAACTTCCCGGCGGAACGGCATCTGCGGGATGCGCGAATCAAGCTCATCTACGAGGGGACCAGCGAGATCCAGCGGCTGGTTATCAGCCGATCGCTCATCAAGAGCGGGGCCTATGACCTGGGGATCACGTTCAACCCCCTGCCCGCGGAAGCCGAGGCGGTCGGCGCGATGGCGTAA